DNA from Cupriavidus necator N-1:
CAGCAACGCGCAGATGGAACCCAAGGCCACCAGCAACATCACGGCCAAGTTCCAGCTGGATTCGCGCAGCAAGGTGCCGGCCAATCCGTTCCCGACGGCAGCCGTGCCGCCGGCGACGACGCCCGCGCCCGACAGCAGCATGTTCAACTACAGCACGGCGATCAACGTCTATGACTCGCTGGGCAACAAGCAGCAGCTGATGGCGTACTTCGCCAAGTCAGGGGGCGCGCCCACTGTTGGCGGCGGCACTGACTGGAAGATGTATGTCACCGACGTCAACGGCAACCCGGTCGGCGGCGCACCGCTCACGCTCGCGTTCGACAACGCCGGCGCGCTGAAGTCGCCCGCGGCCAATGCCGTGACCCTGACCCAGCCGGCCGCCAACGGCGCGCAGGCCATGACGATGGCGCTGGACCTGACCGGCACCACCCAGTTCGGCGCCGACAACGACGTCAAGCAGCTCAGCCAGAACGGCTACACCTCGGGCAGCCTGCTGGGCTTCTCGGTCAATGGCGACGGCACCATCACCGGCAGCTATTCCAACGAGCAGACCAAGCCGCTCGGCCAGATCGTGATGGCCGCATTCGGCAACGTCGAAGGCCTGAAGCCGGAGGGCGACAACGTGTGGTCGGCCACCGGTGCCTCCGGCCAGGCGCTGGTCGGTACGGCCGGCGGCAGCATGGGCACGCTGCGCTCCAATGCGGTGGAAGCTTCCAACGTGGACCTGTCCGGCCAGCTGGTCAACCTGATCGTTGCGCAGCGCAACTACCAGGCCAATGCGCAGACCATCAAGGCGCAGGACACGGTCATGCAGACCCTGGTCAACCTGTGACCGCCACGCTGAGCTGAGCCGCCGCCATGGACCGCATGATCTACACTGCCCTGTCGGGCGCCAAGCAGATACTCGACCAGCAAGCGGCGGTATCGAACAACCTCGCCAACGTCTCCACGCCGGCCTTCCGCGCGCAGGTCAACCTGTACCGCGCGGTGCCGGTGGTGGGGCCGGAGGCGGGGACGCGCGCCTTTACGCTGGCCTCGACCCCCGGCGCCGACATGCGCGCCGGTCCGCTGACCTACACCGGCCGCACGCTGGATGTAGCGCTGCAGGGCAATGGCTGGCTGGTGGTGCAGGCACCGGACGGCACCGAGGCCTACACCCGTGCCGGCGCGCTGCAGGTGGCGCAGGACGGCCAGGTGCAGACCATCTCCGGCCTGCCGGTGATGGGCGACGGCGGTCCGCTGGCGGTGCCGCCAGGCTCGCAGGTAACCATCGGCACCGACGGCACCATCACCGCGCGCGGCCCCGGCGAAGCCTCCGCCGGCCTGGCGCCGGTGGGCCGGCTGCGCGTGGTCAACCCGCCCAACGACGCCATCGCGCGCGGCGATGACGGCCTGTTCCGCCTGCGCCCCGGCGCCCAGCCGCTGGAGGCCGATCCCACTGTGCGCGTGATCTCGGGCGCTCTGGAAGGCAGCAACGTCAACCCGACCGAAGCCATGGTCGAGATGATTGCCAATGCCCGCCGCTTCGAGATGCAGATGAAGATGATCCAGGGCGCCGACGGCAACGAGCAGCGCGCCAACCAGCTGCTCTCGACCAACTGACCTGAATGACTGACCGGCACGGCGCGCCGTGCCAGGACCAACGCAAGGACCACCATGATCCGCTCTCTCTGGATTGCCAAGACCGGCCTCGATGCGCAGCAGACGCAGATGGACGTGATCTCGAACAACCTGGCCAACGTGTCGACC
Protein-coding regions in this window:
- a CDS encoding flagellar basal body rod protein FlgF; amino-acid sequence: MDRMIYTALSGAKQILDQQAAVSNNLANVSTPAFRAQVNLYRAVPVVGPEAGTRAFTLASTPGADMRAGPLTYTGRTLDVALQGNGWLVVQAPDGTEAYTRAGALQVAQDGQVQTISGLPVMGDGGPLAVPPGSQVTIGTDGTITARGPGEASAGLAPVGRLRVVNPPNDAIARGDDGLFRLRPGAQPLEADPTVRVISGALEGSNVNPTEAMVEMIANARRFEMQMKMIQGADGNEQRANQLLSTN
- the flgE gene encoding flagellar hook protein FlgE translates to MGFGQGVSGLNAAASNLDVIGNNIANANTVGYKQSAAQFADIYAGTKIGLGVRVNSVVQSFNQGNIEASGRALDVAITNGNGFFRLTSPEGAVYYSRNGQFQRQEDGRITNMQGLQVTGYPAGVAGGAGVQPQPLVVSNAQMEPKATSNITAKFQLDSRSKVPANPFPTAAVPPATTPAPDSSMFNYSTAINVYDSLGNKQQLMAYFAKSGGAPTVGGGTDWKMYVTDVNGNPVGGAPLTLAFDNAGALKSPAANAVTLTQPAANGAQAMTMALDLTGTTQFGADNDVKQLSQNGYTSGSLLGFSVNGDGTITGSYSNEQTKPLGQIVMAAFGNVEGLKPEGDNVWSATGASGQALVGTAGGSMGTLRSNAVEASNVDLSGQLVNLIVAQRNYQANAQTIKAQDTVMQTLVNL